One segment of Ricinus communis isolate WT05 ecotype wild-type chromosome 8, ASM1957865v1, whole genome shotgun sequence DNA contains the following:
- the LOC8286038 gene encoding tetraspanin-3 — protein MRSSNHLIGLLNFITFLLSIPILGGGIWLSSRANNTDCLKFLQWPLIVIGVSIMVVSLAGFAGACYRNTFLMWLYLFVMFFIIAALIGFIIFAYAVTDKGSGRPVSNRAYLDYYLQDYSGWLEERVASDSYWSKISSCIRDSKVCAKMGVTVNGVPETADMFFQRKLNPIQSGCCKPPSDCGFAYVNETVWTSVGGVVYNPDCNNWSNDQEQLCYSCNSCKAGVLGSIRKSWRKVSVINIVILIILVIAYVIGCAAFRNNRRIDNDEPYGEARMTKAQPSRIHL, from the exons atgagaAGTAGCAATCACTTGATAGGTTTACTGAACTTCATAACTTTCTTGCTATCAATCCCAATCTTAGGGGGTGGAATATGGCTAAGCAGCAGAGCCAACAACACAGACTGTTTAAAGTTCCTGCAGTGGCCATTGATCGTCATTGGTGTATCCATCATGGTGGTTTCTTTAGCTGGTTTTGCTGGCGCGTGTTACAGAAACACTTTCTTGATGTGGTTATATCTCTTTGTTATGTTCTTCATCATCGCTGCGCTCATCGGCTTCATTATCTTTGCTTATGCTGTCACTGATAAGGGGAGTGGCCGGCCGGTCAGTAATAGAGCttatttagattattatttgCAGGATTACTCAGGCTGGTTGGAGGAAAGAGTGGCTAGCGATAGCTACTGGAGTAAGATTAGCTCTTGTATTAGAGATTCTAAAGTTTGTGCAAAGATGGGCGTTACTGTTAATGGTGTCCCTGAAACTGCTGATATGTTTTTTCAGAGGAAGCTTAATCCTATTCAG TCTGGCTGCTGTAAGCCCCCTAGCGACTGTGGTTTTGCCTACGTGAATGAAACTGTATGGACATCGGTAGGAGGGGTTGTTTACAACCCTGACTGCAACAACTGGAGTAATGATCAAGAGCAACTGTGTTATTCTTGCAACTCTTGCAAGGCCGGGGTGCTCGGCAGCATCAGAAAGAGCTGGAGGAAGGTGTCGGTGATCAACATTGTTATCTTAATCATACTAGTGATTGCTTATGTGATTGGTTGTGCTGCCTTTAGGAACAATCGCCGGATTGATAATGATGAACCCTACGGCGAAGCCAGGATGACGAAGGCACAACCCAGTAGGATCCATCTCTAA